The region CTGGCAGGATCGCGGGGCTCAACGTCAAGAGGATCATCAACGAGCCCACGGCGGCCGCGCTGGCGTACGGTCTGGACAAGGAGAACGACCAGACCATCCTCGTCTTCGACCTGGGCGGCGGTACGTTCGACGTCTCCATCCTCGAGCTGGGCGACGGCGTCTTCGAGGTGAAGGCCACGAGCGGCAACAACCACCTCGGCGGAGACGACTTCGACGCCAAGGTGGTCGAGTGGATCGTGGAGGAGTTCAAGAAGGCCGAGGGGATAGACCTCTCCAGGGACAAGATGGCGATGCAGCGGCTCGTGGAGGCCGCGGAGAAGGCCAAGAAGGAGCTCTCCTCCACGACGAGCACCAACATAAACCTGCCGTTCATCACGGCCGACGCCAACGGCCCGAAGCACCTGGACCTCACGCTCACCCGGGCCCAGTTCAACAAGCTCACCGCGGACCTCGTCGAGGCCACCGCCGGGCCGGTGCGCCAGGCGATGCAGGACGCGGGGCTCAAGCCGGGTGACGTGGACCAGGTGATCCTGGTCGGCGGCTCCACCCGTATACCCGCGGTGCAGGAGAAGGTCAAGGAGCTCACGGGCAAGGAGCCGCACAAGGGCATCAACCCGGACGAGGTGGTGGCCATCGGCGCGGCCATCCAGGCCGGGGTGCTCGCCGGCGAGGTCAAGGACGTGCTCCTGCTCGACGTCACGCCGCTCTCTTTGGGCATCGAGACCAAGGGCGGCGTGTTCACCAAGCTCATCGAGCGGAACACGACCATTCCGACGCGCAAGAGCGAGATCTTCACCACCGCCGAGGACAACCAGCAGTCGGTGGAGATCAAGGTGTACCAGGGCGAGCGCGAGATCGCGGCGCACAACAAGCTGATCGGCAACTTCCAGCTGGTCGGTATCCCGCCCGCCCCGCGCGGGGTGCCGCAGATCGAGGTGACCTTCGACATCGACGCCAACGGCATCCTGAACGTCGGGGCGAAGGACCTCGGCACCGGCAAGGAGCAGAAGATCACGATAACCGCCTCCAGCGGGCTCTCCGACCAGGAGATAGAGCAGATGGTCCGCGACGCCGAGGCCCACGCCGAGGAGGACCGCAGAAAGCGGGAGGAGGCGGAGATCCGCAACAACGCGGACAACCTCGTCTACTCGGTCGAGCGCTCGCTGAAGGAGGTCGACGGCAAGGTGGACTCCTCTACCAGGGAGGAGATCGAGAAGGCCATCAAGGAGGCCAAGGAGGCGCTCGCCGGCGACGATATCGAGGAGATAAAGCGGAAGCAGGAGGCGCTGATGTCCGCCTCCCACAAGCTCTCGCAGGTCCTCTACCAGCAGGCCCAGGAGCAGCAGCAGTCCGGCTCCTCGGGCGGCTCCTCCGATGAGGACGTGGTGGAGGACGCCGAGATCGTCGACGAGGAGGATGAGGAGAAGCGCGACGACAACAGGTAGCGGCGCTCCCCGGGCTTCTTCCCCGACCTCTCCCCGAGCAGGGGCCGGGGAAGAAGCCCTACCATGGAGGGCGCGGCCGCAGAGCGTGAGGAGGGCGATGTAATCTTGAGCAACGAGGAGCGCAAGGAGCGCGGGCACGAGCCGGAGGGCCCGCAGCGTGAGGAGAAGGTCGAGGAGCCCCAGGGCTCCCCGGTCGACCCCGCCTCGGTAGAGGAGAACGCCCCGCCCGAGGCCTCCGCCGAAACCGCCCCGGAGGAGGCCGGGAAGGAGGTGCGCGAGGAGGAGCTAGCGAAGCTCCGCGAGGAGCTCGAGGCCGTCCGCAGAGAGCGGGACGAGTACCTCGACGCCCTCCGGCGCCTCAAAGCCGAGTTCGAGAACTCCCGCAAGCGCATGGAGCGGGAGGCCCAGCGGATCCGGGAGGCGGCCGCCGAGCGGCTGGTGGCCGAGCTGCTCCCCGTGCTCGACAACCTGGACCGCGCCCTCGAGGCCGAGGGCGACATCCGCGAGGGCGTGCGGGCCACCCGGGACCAGCTCACCGACGTGCTCTCGCGCGAGGGCCTGACCCCCATAGCCTCCGACGGCCAGCACTTCGACCCGAGCGTGCACGAGGCCGTCATGAGCCAGCCCTCCGAAGAGCACGAAGAGGGTACCATCATCCAGACCTTCGAGCGGGGCTACATGTTCAACGGACGACCCATCAGGCCGGCGAAGGTTGTAGTTGCAGTTTAGGTTTAATATAACCGTTGAGTTGAGAGTTATATGCAGACGAAGGATCTCTACAAGGTTCTCGGCGTAGACCGGGGGGCGTCGCAGGAGGAGATCCGGCGCGCCTACCGGAAGCTGGCGCGCCGGTACCATCCGGACGCGAACCCTGGGGACAAGGAGGCCGAGGAGCGCTTCAAGGAGATCCAGCACGCCTACGAGATCCTCTCCGACCCCCAGAAGCGGCGCGAGTACGACGAGGGGCCCCGCACCTTCTTCGAGGGCGCCCGCCAGGGCACCGGGGGGTTCCGGCCCGGCGGCTTCTCGGACCTCTCGGATCTCTTCGAGGGCTTCGGCGGGCTGGGCGATATCTTCGGTCGCGCCGGGCGGCGGGGCGATGCCGGGCCTCGCCGCGGCGAGGACGTTACCGTGAGCGTGAACTTGAGGTTTAAGGACGCGCTGGAGGGGGTCACCACCCGCGTGAGCGTTCCGGTGGAGGCGGTGTGCGAGGCCTGCCGGGGCACGGGCGCGGCGCCGGGGACGGTACCGCGCCGGTGTCCGCGGTGCGACGGCCGGGGCATGAGGAGCCGGGACCAGGGGCTGTTCGCCTTCTCGGAGCCGTGTTCGGCGTGCGGCGGGCGCGGGACCGTCATAGACAGCCCGTGTTCGGCGTGCGGCGGCGGGGGACGGGTGCGGATGAACCGCCGGGTTACCGTCAGGGTGCCGCCCGGCGCCCGGGACGGCATGAAGATAAGGGTGCCGGGCCGGGGCAGCGCGGGCCGGGACGGCGGTCCGCCGGGCGACCTGTACGTGGTGACCCGGGTGGAGGAGCACCCGGTCTTCAAGCGGCGCGGGGACGACTTCGTGGTCGAGGTGCCGGTGAGCTTTGTGGAGGCCGCGCTGGGCGCGGAGATCGAGGTGCCGCGCCCCGAGGGGGGGAGGCTCCGCCTGCGGCTTCCGGCCGGCACGCAGGAGGGCCGGCAGTTCAGGGTGCGGGGCGCGGGGGCGCCCAAGGCCCGGAGCCGCAGCGGGGAGAGGGGAGACCTGATCGTAAGGGCGCACGTGGTGGTGCCCCAGAAGCTCCGGCGGCGGGAACGTGAGATACTTGAGGCGTTCGCCGAGGAGCGCGGCGAGGACGTTCGTGAGGAGCTGTTCAAGAGGGCGGGCTCGTGGACGTGAGGAAGAGACCGGTGTTCATGATCGGGGTGGCCGCCGAGCTGATCGGGGTCCACCCCCAGACCCTGCGGATGTACGAGCAGAAGGGGCTTCTGCGGCCGCGCAAGAGCCTGAAGAACACCCGCCTCTACTCCCAGGAGGACATAGAGCTCGGCCGCTACATCCAGCGGCTCACCCAGGAGATGGGGATGAACCTGGCGGGGGTGAAGAAGATCCTGGAGCTCGAGAGGGAGATACAGAGCCTGCGGGCCGAGAACAGCCGCCTGCGGCAGGAGATGGAGCGCAGGGAGCGCGAGCACAAGCGCCTCGTCGCCGAGGTGCACCGCAGCTACCGCCGCGAGATAGTCCTGATGCCCCGGCGGGAGATCGCCCCCCTGCAGGGGCCGCGGGAGGGCTCCTCCTAGGTGTCCGGGCCGCTGCGCTGCTACCGCCACCCGAACAGGGAGACCCGCGTCTCCTGCGCCACCTGCGGGCGCCCGATCTGCACCGAGTGCATGGTGCCCACCGACGTGGGGATAAAGTGCCCCGAGGACGCCAAGCTGCCCCGCCGCGCCCGGGCGGGCGCCATGCGCCCGAAACAGCTGGCAAAGAGCCTGCTGGCCGGGGCGGGCGTCGCCGTGGCGGGCCTGCCGGTGGTCTACGCGATCTTCCAGATAGGGTTCCTCACCCTCCTGCTCTCGCTCGCCGCAGGATACGGCGCCGGAACGCTCGTCCACCGCGCCGGCGGGCGCAACGGTGGCCCCCCCGCGATGGCCATCTCGGGCGTGGCGGTCGCCCTGCCCTACCTGGTCCTGCTGGCCCCCGAACTGCTCTCCGGCGGCCTGCCGGCCATCAGGCTCGCCGCCGCAGCCATCGCCGTGCTGGCCGCCGTCTACAACAGCCGCTGAACGCAGAACCCCTGTGGATAAACCGCCGCCCCGCAACCCTCTACCCGCCTCAACCCCCGCGCGCCGTACAGGCCCCCTGTGGATAACCGCCGCGAAAACCCCTTTGCAAAGCCCAAAACCGCAGCCCCCTCCGGCCCCCCGGAGGCTACCTGAGCCTCAGATACAATTACACTTACCCTTAAGATCAAATTATATCTTAACTTAAGGTCTAGCTTCGAAAATTTCTTTCAGAAACCCTAGCGTAGCCTCAAGACGCGTGCTAGGGTTGGTAGCCATGAGAGAGGACATGCAGTTCATAAGCGGGATATTGGACGAGCTGGAGGCGATCGTTCAGGACGCGTCGGGGGTACCGATGCGGCGTGGGCGGGCGGTCGTGGACCGCAGCGATCTTCTGGCCACGCTGGACGAGCTGCGGGGTTCGCTGCCGCGGGAGCTTGCGGAGGCGGAGTCCATCCGCCGGGAGTACGCCGCGATAGTCTCCTCGGCCAGGGAGGAGGCCGAGCGCATCGTGCAGGAGGCCCACCGGCGCGCCGACGACATGGTCTACGAGACCGAGGTGTACCGCCGGGCGCAGCGCCGGGCCGGGGAGGTGATAGAGAGGGCCGAGCGCTACGCGGAGGAGGTCGCCCGGGGCTCCGAGGTCTACAGGGACCGGGTCATGGGGCAGCTGGAGAGCTGGTTCCAGGACTCGCTCGTCTCGGTGGCGGAGTCCCGGCAGGAGCTCAGCGGCGTGCCGGTGCGCCGCCAGGAGGCCCACGAGCTGCCCGAGGACGAGGAACCGGGCGGCTGGAGGGCCAGCTCCGCCTGAGGGCTCCTTCTTGCCTCGCGGGGTGTGGCCCCCGCGGCGGACTGCGTGACCTCTCTTCGCCTTGAGGCCGCCCGGGCGCAGGCGCCGGGCGGCTACTCTTTTGCGCCCGGGGGGCCTTCGGAGGTGCGCATGAGGCGCTCGAGGGCCGCCAGGCGGAGGTTCAGCTCGTCGAGGGAGGCGTTGATCCCCGCGGCCTTCTCCGGGGATCCCGAGCTGTCTATGGAGGCCCTCACCACCTGCGCCCGGAGCGTCAGAAAGCGCTGGGAGAGGTTCGAGATCTCCGCGTCCGCCTCTCCGATGCGCTCCTCCAGGCGCCGCGCCTCCTCCAGGCCCTCGGCGGAGGGCGAGGCGCTCTCCCGGATCTCCCGCGCCGCCCCTGCGGCCTTCTCCCGCCGCTCGGCGACCTCGACCAGCCGCTCGGCGGCGGTGTGCAGCTTGGGGAGGGCGTCGTCGAGCAGCTCGCGGGTGGTCTCGTCGGCCTCCTCTATGGCCAGCACCACCCGGTGGTAGACCTCCAGCGCCTCCTCGACCCTTCGGCGCGTCTCGCCGCGCGGCAGCCAGCGCGCCCGGCGCTCCGGCGAGACCTCCCGGGGAGGGGGCGGGGGCAGCCGGTCCGGTGCGCCGCTCCCCTGCGAGAGGACGCGCCGCCGGAAGAGGGGGTCCCGGTAGGAGAGGCAGACGAGGGCCGCGTAGGTCGCCAGGGTGAGGGGCAGGATCCACCACAGCCGGGACGTCGCGAAGACCCCAAGCCCCAGCACCAGCGGGAGGAGGTTCATCGGGCGCAGGGCCGCCGCCCGGAGCAGCCGGTTGCGCTCCTCGGGTTCCATCCCCTCAGCGCCTCAGGCGAACCCGGCTCCCGAGCCGGAGCCCCAGCGCCTGGGCCGCGTTGCCCTTGTTGATCGATATGCTGAGCCTCCAGTGGGAGTCGGGCACCAGGATCAGCTCGCCGGGCTTCGCCGCGCCGAAGGTCTCCACGTAGCGGATGGCCATGTCCCCGTCGCCCGTGTCCAGCCGGAGCTCGTCGCCGTAGCTCAGGCCGCAGCCCTCCTGGCGGATGGAGAGCCTCGCGTTGCCGAAACGGTCCACGTCGATCACCCGCGCCGCGATCTCCCCGTCGGACCACTCGTCCTCGATGGGGCTCTCCAGACGTGCCAGCGAGTCCGCCGCGATCCGCTCTCCGAGCCGGCCCATCTCGAGCCCCGCCGCGAGGTGCGCCGCCGCGGGGGCGAAGATGTCCCGGCCGTGGAAGGTGCTGGAGACCGGGTGCAGGTGGTAGGTGCCGTTCGTGAGCTGCACCGCCTCCGCTATGCCGCCGAGCGCCTCCGCCGCCGGGACCAGCAGGCCGTTGTCCGGCCCCACGAGCAGGGCCCCGCGCCCGGAGCGCAGCGCCACCGGCCTCCGGCTGGTGCCCACGCCCGGGTCCACGACGGCCAGGTACACGGCGTCCTCGGGCATGTAGCGGGTGGCGTGCTGCAGGATCTCCGCCCCCGACTCCACGTGGAAGCCCGGAACCTCGTGGGTGAGGTCGATGATGCTGACCCCGGGCGCTATCCTGGCCATCACGCCCTTGCAGGTGCCGACGAAGTCGTCGGCGAGCCCGAAATCCGACAGAAAGCAGATCGGCCGCATCCCGCGCTTAGTATAAGCCAGCGGCCGTTCAGTCGACCAACGGGCCCGCGCTCTTGCCGCGCAGCCGCTGCAGCAGGTAGTAGCCCCGGATCGCCGCCCCGGCCGCCCGGGCGCGCAGCGGGCGCAGCTCCCGCCGCAGCGTGCCGGCGTAGCGCTCCTCCCGCTCCCCGAACTTCTTCTTGAACTTGTAGACGCCCCACATGGGATGCCCCTCGTGGGGCCGGCAGGGGATGCCCCACATGTCGTAGCGGCGGGCCCCCGCCCGCCGGGCCGCCTCCAGCGCCTCGAACTGGACGAGGTAGGAGGCGTAGAGGTTCTCCCCCTCCCGGGAGGAGGCCCCGTAGAGGTAGTACGCCTCCTCCCCGAAGGTCAGGACCACCGCCCCCGCCAGGAGCCGCCCCTCGCCCTCCCTCCTGGCGGTGATGACCCTGGCCGGAAGGTCGTGCACGAACTGCCGGTAGTACTCGCGCGGCCGGAGGGCGAAACCCTGCCTGCGGGCCGTCTCCTCGTGGAGGTCCATGAACGCCTCGATGTCCTCCGTGCCCTCCGTGGTCCTGGCCACGACCCCCTCGCGGCGGGCCCGACGCACCCCGTAGCGGGTGTCCTTGGGCAGCGCGGAGAGCTGCTCCTCGGGGTCGTCGCGCACCTCCACGACCAGCGTGCACCGTGGCTGTACGCTGCTCCCCGTCGCCGAGAAGCCGGGGGCCTTGAAGCCCTCTGGCTGGCGCGGCTCCAGGTCGACCAGGACCGCCCCCAGCCGCCGCGCGTGCTCCGCCGCCCCCGCCGCCGCCTCCGCCACGGCCGCGGCATCCTCCGCCACGGGGCCGTGCGGGGCGTAGGCCAGCGAGCCCGAGATCCACGACCCCGGAAGCCTCCTCACCAGAAGCTGGACCGCCGACTCCCCGGAGGCGAGCCGGACCGGCCGCCAGCCGTGACGGCTCCTGAACTCCCCCCACTCCCAGGACTGCAGCACGCTCCCGCCCAGCCTGCGGACGAGAGCGTTCCACTCCTCGCGATCGCCGATCTCCCGTAAAACCGTCAAGGGCTCCGTTGGCCTCCGCTCCGTGGACAACCCGGCAAATTATCCAAGAAATGGCCCGCGGGTGGCAAACCGACGCCCCCCGCCCCGCGGCAGCCCGCCTCCCTGACCCTGAACCTCA is a window of Rubrobacter xylanophilus DSM 9941 DNA encoding:
- the dnaK gene encoding molecular chaperone DnaK, producing MGKSIGIDLGTTNSCVAVLEGGDPVVIPNAEGERTTPSVVAFDRKSGERLVGQLARRQAVTNPERTVYSIKRFMGRRYNDVKQEAERVGYQVVPGPHGDVRVRLGDKDYSPPEISAMILQKLKRDAEDYLGEEVTDAVITVPAYFEDAQRQATKDAGRIAGLNVKRIINEPTAAALAYGLDKENDQTILVFDLGGGTFDVSILELGDGVFEVKATSGNNHLGGDDFDAKVVEWIVEEFKKAEGIDLSRDKMAMQRLVEAAEKAKKELSSTTSTNINLPFITADANGPKHLDLTLTRAQFNKLTADLVEATAGPVRQAMQDAGLKPGDVDQVILVGGSTRIPAVQEKVKELTGKEPHKGINPDEVVAIGAAIQAGVLAGEVKDVLLLDVTPLSLGIETKGGVFTKLIERNTTIPTRKSEIFTTAEDNQQSVEIKVYQGEREIAAHNKLIGNFQLVGIPPAPRGVPQIEVTFDIDANGILNVGAKDLGTGKEQKITITASSGLSDQEIEQMVRDAEAHAEEDRRKREEAEIRNNADNLVYSVERSLKEVDGKVDSSTREEIEKAIKEAKEALAGDDIEEIKRKQEALMSASHKLSQVLYQQAQEQQQSGSSGGSSDEDVVEDAEIVDEEDEEKRDDNR
- a CDS encoding nucleotide exchange factor GrpE is translated as MSNEERKERGHEPEGPQREEKVEEPQGSPVDPASVEENAPPEASAETAPEEAGKEVREEELAKLREELEAVRRERDEYLDALRRLKAEFENSRKRMEREAQRIREAAAERLVAELLPVLDNLDRALEAEGDIREGVRATRDQLTDVLSREGLTPIASDGQHFDPSVHEAVMSQPSEEHEEGTIIQTFERGYMFNGRPIRPAKVVVAV
- the dnaJ gene encoding molecular chaperone DnaJ; protein product: MQTKDLYKVLGVDRGASQEEIRRAYRKLARRYHPDANPGDKEAEERFKEIQHAYEILSDPQKRREYDEGPRTFFEGARQGTGGFRPGGFSDLSDLFEGFGGLGDIFGRAGRRGDAGPRRGEDVTVSVNLRFKDALEGVTTRVSVPVEAVCEACRGTGAAPGTVPRRCPRCDGRGMRSRDQGLFAFSEPCSACGGRGTVIDSPCSACGGGGRVRMNRRVTVRVPPGARDGMKIRVPGRGSAGRDGGPPGDLYVVTRVEEHPVFKRRGDDFVVEVPVSFVEAALGAEIEVPRPEGGRLRLRLPAGTQEGRQFRVRGAGAPKARSRSGERGDLIVRAHVVVPQKLRRREREILEAFAEERGEDVREELFKRAGSWT
- a CDS encoding heat shock protein transcriptional repressor HspR is translated as MDVRKRPVFMIGVAAELIGVHPQTLRMYEQKGLLRPRKSLKNTRLYSQEDIELGRYIQRLTQEMGMNLAGVKKILELEREIQSLRAENSRLRQEMERREREHKRLVAEVHRSYRREIVLMPRREIAPLQGPREGSS
- a CDS encoding B-box zinc finger protein gives rise to the protein MSGPLRCYRHPNRETRVSCATCGRPICTECMVPTDVGIKCPEDAKLPRRARAGAMRPKQLAKSLLAGAGVAVAGLPVVYAIFQIGFLTLLLSLAAGYGAGTLVHRAGGRNGGPPAMAISGVAVALPYLVLLAPELLSGGLPAIRLAAAAIAVLAAVYNSR
- a CDS encoding SAM hydrolase/SAM-dependent halogenase family protein — translated: MRPICFLSDFGLADDFVGTCKGVMARIAPGVSIIDLTHEVPGFHVESGAEILQHATRYMPEDAVYLAVVDPGVGTSRRPVALRSGRGALLVGPDNGLLVPAAEALGGIAEAVQLTNGTYHLHPVSSTFHGRDIFAPAAAHLAAGLEMGRLGERIAADSLARLESPIEDEWSDGEIAARVIDVDRFGNARLSIRQEGCGLSYGDELRLDTGDGDMAIRYVETFGAAKPGELILVPDSHWRLSISINKGNAAQALGLRLGSRVRLRR
- a CDS encoding lipid II:glycine glycyltransferase FemX produces the protein MTVLREIGDREEWNALVRRLGGSVLQSWEWGEFRSRHGWRPVRLASGESAVQLLVRRLPGSWISGSLAYAPHGPVAEDAAAVAEAAAGAAEHARRLGAVLVDLEPRQPEGFKAPGFSATGSSVQPRCTLVVEVRDDPEEQLSALPKDTRYGVRRARREGVVARTTEGTEDIEAFMDLHEETARRQGFALRPREYYRQFVHDLPARVITARREGEGRLLAGAVVLTFGEEAYYLYGASSREGENLYASYLVQFEALEAARRAGARRYDMWGIPCRPHEGHPMWGVYKFKKKFGEREERYAGTLRRELRPLRARAAGAAIRGYYLLQRLRGKSAGPLVD